The Deltaproteobacteria bacterium DNA window CGGTTGCCGCCAAATATCCCGATCGATTTCTTAAACTGAATTTGTTCACAGTCGGCGAATTATTTGGGGGATGGAAAAAAGCCCACGCAACTCATTTTGCCGACGGCGGCGTCTTCGATCAGATTTACACAGGAGCCAAATGAAGCTCATCTGGAAACAAAAAAGCGTGATCCCCGGCTTTGGCCTCTCGCTGGGGTTCACCCTTTTTTACTTGGGCCTGATTGTTTTGCTCCCGATCTCCACCCTCTTTTTCAAGACGGGAGGGATGAGCGGAGCGGAGTTTGTGCAGGCGGCCGCCTCGCCGCGGATGATGGCCGCCTATCGGCTGACCTTCGGGGCATCCCTGACGGCCGCATCGATCAATGCCGTCTGCGGCCTTTTGGTCGCCTGGGTTCTGGTCCGGTACAATTTTTTGGGGAAACGGATTGTCGATGTCCTGGTCGACCTCCCCTTTGCCCTCCCGACGGCGGTGGCCGGCATTGCGCTGACGACAATTTACGCTCCCAACGGGATGATCGGCAAATGGCTGACTCCCTTGGGGGTCCAAACCGCCTTTTCTCCCCTGGGGATCGTCATTGCGCTGACCTTTATCAGCTTTCCGTTCGTGGTCCGAACCGTTCAGCCGGTTCTCAAGGATCTGGACATGGATATGGAAGAAGCCGCCGCCTGCATGGGGGCGGGACGTCTTAAGACATTCTTCTACATTATTTTTCCGGCCCTCTTGCCTGCTTTGACCACCGGATTTGCGCTGGCTTTTGCAAGGGCCCTGGGAGAATACGGGTCGGTCATTTTTATTGCGGGAAACATGCCGATGAAAACAGAAATCGTGCCGCTTCTCATCGTCACCAAACTGGAACAGTACGATGATACGGGGGCCACGGCGATTGCGGCGGTGATGCTCGCCATCTCATTTGTCCTTTTGCTTGCCATCAACGGGCTTCAGGGATGGGGTGAAAGGAGAAAGACAGCTTGACCATGTTGCGACGCGCCGTTTTGCCGACATCCGTTTATCCGGCGGTCATCTCCGAAAAAAAGGGGACTCGAACGGCTTTGACCGCTCTTGCCCTTGCGGTTGTCTTTGTCCTTTTGATTTTGCCCCTGGTCACCGTTTTTGCCGCCGCCTTTCGGGAAGGTTTTTGGGAATATGCCGGCGCGCTCTTTACTCCCGAAAATCTTTCAGCCATCCGGTTGACCCTGATCGTGGCCGTCATTTCAGTCCCGTTGAATGTCCTCTTCGGCATTGCGGCGGCCTGGGCGATTGCCAAGTTTGAATTTTCGGGAAAACGGCTTCTCATTTCGCTGATCGATTTGCCGTTTTCCGTTTCTCCCGTTGTTTCGGGATTGATCTTTGTCCTGTTGTTCGGCGTCCACGGGGTTTTCGGCCCCTTTCTGACCGCCCATGACATCCGGATCATCTTCGCCGTTCCGGGCATTATCCTGACGACCATTTTTGTGACCTTTCCCTTCGTGGCGCGCGAATTGATTCCGCTCATGCAAAGCCAGGGCAACGAGGAAGAGGAGGCTTCGCTTACCCTGGGGGCCAACGGCTGGCAGACCTTTCTTCTGATCACCCTGCCGAACATCCGCTGGGGGCTCCTTTTCGGCGTGATTTTATTGAATGCGCGGGCGATGGGGGAGTTTGGAGCGGTTTCGGTCGTCTCGGGGCATATTCGCGGACTGACGACAACCATGCCCCTTCAGGTTGAAATCCTGTATAACGAATACAATTTTGTTGGGGCGTTTGCCGTGGCCTCCCTCCTGGGAATGTTGGCGTTGGTGACGCTTGTCTTAAAGGCGTTGGTCGAATGGAAAGGAAAGGAAGAATGAGCATTCGCATCGAAAATCTGAAAAAATCGTTCAACGGATTCACCGCCGTGGACAATATCTCCTTTGTCGTCGAAAAAGGGGAGTTTGTCACCCTTCTGGGGCCTTCCGGTTCAGGCAAATCAACGGTCCTCCGTTGTATCGCGGGACTCGAAACCCCGACGTCGGGGCGGATCGAGGTGAAGGGGGAGGATGTGACCCGGGTGCCGGTTCAGGAGCGGAAAGTCGGTTTCGTGTTCCAGCACTTCGCCCTTTTCCGGAATATGAATGTGCTGGACAATATCTCCTTCGGACTGAAAGTCCGGGGCGTCAAAAAGGGGGACAGGCATGACCGCGCCCGAAGGCTTTTGGGGCTCGTCGGTCTGGAGGGGCTGGAAAAAAGGATGCCCTCCCAGCTTTCCGGCGGCCAGCGGCAGAGGGTTGCCCTGGCGCGCGCATTGGCGCCCGAACCGGAGCTTCTTCTTTTGGATGAACCTTTCGGGGCGCTCGACACGCGGCTCCGCAAAGAATTGAGGGGCTGGCTGAAGGAGCTTCACCGGCGGGTTCAGCTGACAACCCTTTTGGTGACGCACGATCAAGACGAGGCCTTCGAGCTCTCCGACCGGATTTTGGTGGTCAACCACGGGCGGGTCGAGCAAAACGCAAAGCCGCAGAATATTTTCAACGCGCCGGCCACAGAATTCGTCGCGGCCTTTGTGGGGGAGACCAACCGGATTGAGGGGGTGGTCGCGAGCGGGGAGGTGGCTTGGGGACATTTCCGTTTCAAGGCCGTGCATCTGCCGCAAGGGACAAAGGTCGCCGTTCTCTTTCGCCCCAACGATGTCTATGTAACCACCTACAAGGAACGCGGCGGGTGGCCGGGACGGATCACCGGCATCCGTTTTTTGGGGGCGACCGAGGTTCTTGAGATCGAAATGGACAACGGGGGCCGGGTCACGGCCCATGTCCCCAAGGGGGTGGCCGGCTTGAGCGGCTTTGTGCCGGGCAAGCAGGTGTTTGTTCTGATCGCCGGGGCGCATGTGTACGCCGTTTGACCTGATGAAAGCCATAATAACACCTGATTAAGATCATCTTGTGTTGTTACAGAAAAGTCACTAAACCCTCATCAAGACGTCATCTCGTTTGGAGAATCAAATGACAAATATGATGAAAAAAATCTGCTTCACGTTGTCGCTAATGAGCATCCTGTTTTTTACCCTGGCCTCCGGACTGCACGCGGATGAAGGCGAACAAAAAGAGAAACCCTTCACGATAAACTACAAGTTCGGCAAGGGACTGACCTTTGAATCGGCAAACGGGGATTATTCGCTCACCCTTTCCGCGCATATTCAGGGTCGGTTTACCTACGACGCCCTTGAGGCGGCGGCAGATGACAATACCTTTGCCATCCAGCGCGGCAAAATCCGGCTGGAAGGGAATGTCTTCGACAAGACGGTGAAATACGGGTTTCAAATGGATCTTTCCACCCGAACGGGGGGAACCGCAACGCTGGATGACTATTATATCGATTGGGCGCCGAACAGCTATTTCGGGCTCAAGTTCGGACAATATAAGGTTCCTTTTCTGGTGCAGGAATTGGTTGCCGATTCCAAACTTCAATTCGTCGATCGGGCCCTTTCCACCGGATTTTTCGATCTTCGCCGTGATATCGGCGCGACCATTCACGGGGATATCGTCAAAGATAAGGTCAACTATGCGGTTTTTGTTTTAAACGGCGACGGGGCAAATACCTTCAACACCAATCAGGGAATCATGGGGGGTGTTCGTCTCGAATATGCGATTTCCGGCGCCTACGACCGGTCCGAACCGGATGCCGATAATTCCGAAAGGCCGAATATCGGCGTCGGGGCGGCGTATGTTTTTCACGATTCCTTGAACAGCACGAGCTCCATGTCCCAGAGCGCCACCATTCCGGTCGGCACAAAATCGAGCCTGGCCACGGTTGACGTTGGCGTCAAATACCGCGGCTTCTCTTTCAGGGGGGCAGGGATGCTTACCCGGACGCACGAAGGGGCGCATGTCACAAACACCGGCTATAACGCACAGGCGGGTTATTTTATCATTCCCAAGAAATTTGAAATTGCGGTGGGACATGGGGCGGTTTTTTTCGACGACGCAACGCCGAATCAGTACGAGTATGTCGGCGGGCTCGACTATTTTATCAAGGGTTACCCTCTACGGATCCATGCCGATTACGGCTTGATCATGAACAACAGGGGCTTGAACCTGAACGATCAACGGATTCGGGCGCAGGTGCAGTTGATGCTTTAATCATTCACAACTTGCGCAGAATATTCTTTTTGTGTTGACGGCGACAAGAAGAATTCTTTATAACGGCCCCAAATAAAAATGTCCCTATTCCCGAAAACTACGGAATTTTTCGATCTCTTTGAAAAGGCGGCCAACAACGTTCTTGAAGGGGCGCGCCTGCTGGAGGATTTTTTCGCCGACCACAACCAACTCAACGTCAAGGTGAAAAAGCTGGAGGACACCGAGCATGCGGGCGACCAGATCACGCACGACACGATGGAACGGCTCAACAAGACCTTCGTCACGCCGCTTGACCGGGAAGACATCCACAGCCTCACAAGCACGCTGGACGACATCCTCGACATCATCTACGGCACCGCCAACCGGATGGTTTACTACAAGGTGCCCCCTCCCACCACCGACATGATCGCCGTTGTGAAAATTCTGGTCCGCGCCGTGGAAGAGGTGACCAAGGCGGTGCTTCGGCTCCGCAACGTGAAAAAACCGGAAATGATTCTGGCCCAGTGCATCGAGATTAATCGGCTGGAAAACGAGGCCGACGACGGCTTGAGGCGCGCCATTTCCAACCTTTTCGAGCGCGAAAAAGATCCCATCAAGCTCATCAAGGAAAAAGAGATCCTCGAAATGCTTGAGTCCGCCACCGACCGGTGCGAAGACGTCGCCAATGTCATCGAGGCCATCGTCCTGAAAAATGCCTGATTCCCATTCCCTCATCGTC harbors:
- the cysT gene encoding sulfate ABC transporter permease subunit CysT: MKLIWKQKSVIPGFGLSLGFTLFYLGLIVLLPISTLFFKTGGMSGAEFVQAAASPRMMAAYRLTFGASLTAASINAVCGLLVAWVLVRYNFLGKRIVDVLVDLPFALPTAVAGIALTTIYAPNGMIGKWLTPLGVQTAFSPLGIVIALTFISFPFVVRTVQPVLKDLDMDMEEAAACMGAGRLKTFFYIIFPALLPALTTGFALAFARALGEYGSVIFIAGNMPMKTEIVPLLIVTKLEQYDDTGATAIAAVMLAISFVLLLAINGLQGWGERRKTA
- the cysW gene encoding sulfate ABC transporter permease subunit CysW — encoded protein: MLRRAVLPTSVYPAVISEKKGTRTALTALALAVVFVLLILPLVTVFAAAFREGFWEYAGALFTPENLSAIRLTLIVAVISVPLNVLFGIAAAWAIAKFEFSGKRLLISLIDLPFSVSPVVSGLIFVLLFGVHGVFGPFLTAHDIRIIFAVPGIILTTIFVTFPFVARELIPLMQSQGNEEEEASLTLGANGWQTFLLITLPNIRWGLLFGVILLNARAMGEFGAVSVVSGHIRGLTTTMPLQVEILYNEYNFVGAFAVASLLGMLALVTLVLKALVEWKGKEE
- a CDS encoding ABC transporter ATP-binding protein; the protein is MSIRIENLKKSFNGFTAVDNISFVVEKGEFVTLLGPSGSGKSTVLRCIAGLETPTSGRIEVKGEDVTRVPVQERKVGFVFQHFALFRNMNVLDNISFGLKVRGVKKGDRHDRARRLLGLVGLEGLEKRMPSQLSGGQRQRVALARALAPEPELLLLDEPFGALDTRLRKELRGWLKELHRRVQLTTLLVTHDQDEAFELSDRILVVNHGRVEQNAKPQNIFNAPATEFVAAFVGETNRIEGVVASGEVAWGHFRFKAVHLPQGTKVAVLFRPNDVYVTTYKERGGWPGRITGIRFLGATEVLEIEMDNGGRVTAHVPKGVAGLSGFVPGKQVFVLIAGAHVYAV
- a CDS encoding DUF47 domain-containing protein — its product is MSLFPKTTEFFDLFEKAANNVLEGARLLEDFFADHNQLNVKVKKLEDTEHAGDQITHDTMERLNKTFVTPLDREDIHSLTSTLDDILDIIYGTANRMVYYKVPPPTTDMIAVVKILVRAVEEVTKAVLRLRNVKKPEMILAQCIEINRLENEADDGLRRAISNLFEREKDPIKLIKEKEILEMLESATDRCEDVANVIEAIVLKNA